From the genome of Longispora fulva:
TGGCTCATCGCCGGGGTGGCGATCGGGGTGCTCTCCGCCCTGCGCAAGGGCACGTTCTTCGACCGGGCGGCGATGCTCGTCGCCCTCGGCGGGGTGTCGTTGCCGATCTTCTTCACCGGTCTGTTGTCGCTGGCCCTGTTCAGACCCAGCGGCGTGAACTACGTGCCGCTGACGGAGAACCCCCTGGAGTGGGCCGACAACCTCCTGCTGCCCTGGGTGACCCTGGCCTTCCTGTACGCGGCCCTGTACGCCCGGCTCACCCGCGCCGGGATGCTGGAGACGATGGGGGAGGACTTCATCCGCACCGCCCGGGCCAAGGGGCTCACCGAGCCGATCGTGGTGACCCGGCACGCGCTGCGGGCCACCCTCACCCCGATCCTGACCGTGTTCGGCCTGGACATCGGGCTGCTGCTCGGCGGGGCGGTGCTCACGGAGAGCACCTACTCGCTGCCCGGCATCGGCCGGTACGCCATCGACGCGATCAACAACAACGACCTGCCCCAGGTGCTCGGCGTGACCATGCTCGCCGCGCTGTTCATCGTGCTGGCCAACCTGACGGTCGACATCCTGTACGCCGTCGCCGACCCCAGAGTGAGGCTGTGATGGCGTTTCTCGAGGTCAACGACCTACACGTGACGTTCCCGACCGACGACGGGCTGGTGCACTCCGTCGGCGGGCTGACCTTCGCCCTCGATCGCGGCAAGACCCTGGGCATCGTGGGGGAGTCCGGCTCCGGCAAGAGCGTGACGAGCATGGCCATCATGGGCCTGCTGAAGACCGGGCACCCCACGATCACCGGCGAGATCTGGCTCGACGGCCTGGAGCTGGTGGGCGCCACCCGCGACCGGGTCCGCCGGTTGCGCGGCAAGAAGATGGCCATGATCTTCCAGGACCCGCTGTCGGCGATGCACCCGTTCTACACCGTGGGCCGGCAGATCGTGGAGGCGTACCAGGTGCACAACGCGGTCTCCAAGGCCGTCGCCCGCAAGCACGCGATCGACATGCTCGGCCGGGTCGGCATCCCGCGCCCGGACAAGCGGGTCGACGACTACCCGCACCAGTTCTCCGGCGGCATGCGCCAGCGGGCCATGATCGCGATGGCGCTGAGTTGCGACCCCGACCTGCTGATCGCCGACGAGCCCACCACCGCCCTCGACGTCACGGTGCAGGCCCAGATCCTCGACCTGATCCGCGACCTGCAACGCGACTTCGGGGCGGCGGTCATCGTCATCACCCACGACCTGGGCGTCGTCGCGGAACTGGCCGACGACATCCTCGTCATGTACGCCGGCCGGGCCGTCGAGCACGCCTCCTCCGAGGACCTGTTCGACCGGGCCGAGCACCCCTACACCTGGGGCCTGCTCGGTTCGGTGCCCCGCCTCGACGTCGAGCCCACGGCGCGGCTGGCCCAGATCGCCGGCACCCCGCCCAGCATGATCAACCTGCCGACCGGGTGCGCGTTCCACCCCCGGTGCCGGTACGCCGTCGCCAACGACGGGCTGAGCGAGACCGAGACCCCCGAGCTGGAGGACGTCGGCGGCGGCCACCGGGTCGCCTGCCATCTGCCGCCCGGCGTCCGGCGCGGCATCTTCACCGACGAGATCCGGCCCAGGCTGGAGGGGCAATGACGACTCTGCTGGAGGTCACCGGGCTGACCAAGCACTTCCCCGTGACGCACGGCGCGCTGTGGCGGCGCAAGGTCGGGGCGGTCCGGGCGGTCGACGGGCTGGACTTCACGGTCAGTACCGGGGAGACGCTCGGGCTGGTCGGGGAGTCCGGCTGCGGCAAGACCACGACCGGCCGGCTCCTCGTCCGGCTGCTCGAACCGAGCGCGGGGAAGATCGTGTTCGACGGGCACGACATCACCCACCTGTCCGCCAACGCGATGCGTCCCCGCCGCCGCGACATCCAGATGATCTTCCAGGACCCCTACTCGTCCCTCAACCCCCGGCACACCGTCGGCACGATCGTCGGCGCGCCCTTCCGGATCCAGGGCATCGCCACCGAGCACGGCACCAAACGCGCCGTGCAGGAGATCCTCGAGATGGTCGGCCTGAGCCCCGAGCACTACAACCGCTACCCGCACGAGTTCTCCGGCGGCCAGCGCCAGCGGATCGGCATCGCCCGCACCCTGGCGCTGCGGCCCAAGCTGATCGTCGCCGACGAGCCGGTGTCCGCGCTCGACGTGTCCATCCAGGCCCAGGTCGTCAACCTACTGGAGGACCTGCAGGACGAGCTGAACCTGACCTACCTGGTCATCGCGCACGACCTGTCCGTGGTCCGGCACATCAGCGACCGGGTCGCCGTCATGTACCTCGGCAAGATCGTGGAACTGGGGCCGCGCCAGGGCCTCTACGACACGCCCATGCACCCCTACACCGTCGCCCTGATGTCGGCCGTGCCCGTGGCGGCAGCCAAGCACCACCAGCGCCGGGAGCGG
Proteins encoded in this window:
- a CDS encoding ABC transporter permease, whose product is MAAFLIRRLLGAIVLLFITSMVTFAIFFIVPRIAGQSVDQLAAQYVGKDPSQAEIEATKVKLGLDKPLVVQYGQFVKGIVAGRDFEFGPDKEYCPPPCFGYSFKTQRPVWPDLVDRIGVTASLAAGASILWLIAGVAIGVLSALRKGTFFDRAAMLVALGGVSLPIFFTGLLSLALFRPSGVNYVPLTENPLEWADNLLLPWVTLAFLYAALYARLTRAGMLETMGEDFIRTARAKGLTEPIVVTRHALRATLTPILTVFGLDIGLLLGGAVLTESTYSLPGIGRYAIDAINNNDLPQVLGVTMLAALFIVLANLTVDILYAVADPRVRL
- a CDS encoding ABC transporter ATP-binding protein encodes the protein MAFLEVNDLHVTFPTDDGLVHSVGGLTFALDRGKTLGIVGESGSGKSVTSMAIMGLLKTGHPTITGEIWLDGLELVGATRDRVRRLRGKKMAMIFQDPLSAMHPFYTVGRQIVEAYQVHNAVSKAVARKHAIDMLGRVGIPRPDKRVDDYPHQFSGGMRQRAMIAMALSCDPDLLIADEPTTALDVTVQAQILDLIRDLQRDFGAAVIVITHDLGVVAELADDILVMYAGRAVEHASSEDLFDRAEHPYTWGLLGSVPRLDVEPTARLAQIAGTPPSMINLPTGCAFHPRCRYAVANDGLSETETPELEDVGGGHRVACHLPPGVRRGIFTDEIRPRLEGQ
- a CDS encoding ABC transporter ATP-binding protein, with product MTTLLEVTGLTKHFPVTHGALWRRKVGAVRAVDGLDFTVSTGETLGLVGESGCGKTTTGRLLVRLLEPSAGKIVFDGHDITHLSANAMRPRRRDIQMIFQDPYSSLNPRHTVGTIVGAPFRIQGIATEHGTKRAVQEILEMVGLSPEHYNRYPHEFSGGQRQRIGIARTLALRPKLIVADEPVSALDVSIQAQVVNLLEDLQDELNLTYLVIAHDLSVVRHISDRVAVMYLGKIVELGPRQGLYDTPMHPYTVALMSAVPVAAAKHHQRRERILLGGDPPSPLDPPPACRFHTRCWKVQDICRTVEPPLLELAPGHRVACHFPENAPPKGPRHAAVEEP